Proteins encoded in a region of the Acidobacteriota bacterium genome:
- a CDS encoding DUF1501 domain-containing protein: MLIKPQFDQCGNVEVQDPRSGELGRRDFLFRMGRGIGGTALSYMLARDGLLAKGTSAGNPLAPKAPHFAPKAKACIFLFMGGAPSQMDTFDPKPILAKYHGTPITRIYGSLEKRIYVGSPFKFAKHGQCGMEVSEIFPHLSTCVDDIAVVRSLHTNSNSHPTGFILMNTGVQEPGASPSMGSWLVYGLGTENQNMPGFVVLPDGGIQGGIANYSNSYLPTAYQGTLINPQGVPIVDLKPPGGVTVKQQSETLGLINDYNRNYIDSDPGNGALLGRMKSYELAFRMQMAVPEALDVDQEPERIKELYGLNDKIAEPMARRCLMARRMVERGVRFVQVYCGGWDSHSDIDGGHRRCGLRSDQPVAGLLKDLKQRGLLDETLVVWGGEFGRTADNHMSFFRAHPGRDHNEKAMVTWFAGGGIKGGTVVGNTDEMGIEAAENVYHLHDLHATILHLMGLDDMRLTYYHAGRFKRLTDLGGRVMKEILA; this comes from the coding sequence ATGCTGATCAAACCGCAATTCGATCAATGTGGAAACGTCGAGGTGCAGGATCCCAGGTCAGGGGAACTGGGGCGCAGGGACTTCCTGTTCCGCATGGGCCGGGGCATCGGGGGGACGGCCCTGTCCTATATGTTGGCCCGGGACGGCCTGCTGGCCAAGGGGACCTCTGCCGGCAACCCTCTGGCCCCCAAAGCTCCCCATTTCGCTCCCAAGGCCAAGGCCTGCATCTTCCTCTTCATGGGCGGTGCTCCCAGCCAGATGGATACCTTCGACCCCAAGCCGATTCTGGCCAAGTACCACGGCACGCCCATCACCCGCATTTATGGAAGCCTGGAAAAGCGGATCTACGTGGGCAGCCCCTTCAAGTTCGCCAAGCACGGGCAATGCGGGATGGAAGTCTCGGAGATATTCCCTCACCTTTCCACCTGCGTGGATGACATTGCCGTGGTGCGTTCCCTGCACACCAACTCCAACAGCCATCCCACCGGGTTCATTCTGATGAACACCGGCGTGCAGGAGCCCGGCGCCTCTCCTTCCATGGGATCCTGGCTGGTTTACGGCCTCGGAACAGAGAACCAGAACATGCCGGGGTTCGTGGTCCTGCCCGACGGGGGAATCCAGGGCGGGATCGCCAACTACTCCAACTCCTATCTGCCCACGGCCTATCAGGGCACGCTGATCAACCCCCAGGGGGTTCCCATCGTGGATCTGAAGCCCCCCGGCGGCGTCACCGTGAAGCAGCAGAGCGAGACGCTGGGGTTGATCAACGACTACAACCGCAACTATATCGACTCGGATCCCGGCAACGGCGCTCTGCTGGGCCGGATGAAGAGTTACGAGTTGGCCTTCCGCATGCAGATGGCCGTCCCCGAAGCCCTGGACGTCGATCAGGAACCCGAGAGGATCAAGGAGCTGTACGGGTTGAACGACAAGATTGCCGAACCCATGGCCCGCCGCTGCCTGATGGCGCGGCGCATGGTTGAAAGAGGCGTGCGGTTCGTGCAGGTCTATTGCGGAGGCTGGGACTCCCACTCCGATATCGACGGGGGGCACCGGCGCTGCGGCCTTCGCAGCGACCAGCCGGTTGCGGGTCTGTTAAAGGACCTGAAGCAGAGGGGCCTGCTGGACGAGACCCTGGTGGTTTGGGGCGGTGAGTTCGGGCGGACCGCCGACAATCACATGTCCTTCTTCAGGGCCCACCCAGGGCGTGACCACAATGAAAAGGCCATGGTGACCTGGTTTGCCGGGGGCGGGATCAAGGGAGGAACGGTGGTGGGCAACACCGACGAGATGGGGATCGAGGCAGCCGAGAACGTCTACCACCTGCATGATCTCCACGCCACCATCCTGCACCTGATGGGGTTGGACGACATGCGGCTCACCTACTACCACGCGGGCCGCTTCAAGCGCCTCACCGACCTGGGCGGCCGGGTCATGAAGGAGATCCTGGCTTAG
- a CDS encoding DUF1640 domain-containing protein, whose protein sequence is MTTAVFDTLKASDTLKAAGIEAKQAEAIVHTMAGAFEDTVATKADLIEVKAELKQDIVSTRAEVAIVKGDIRLLKWMNGVVMACVAFPILKSFLL, encoded by the coding sequence ATGACCACCGCCGTCTTCGACACTCTGAAGGCCAGCGATACCCTCAAGGCCGCCGGCATTGAAGCCAAGCAGGCCGAAGCCATCGTTCACACCATGGCCGGAGCCTTCGAGGATACGGTCGCCACCAAAGCAGACCTCATCGAAGTCAAGGCCGAACTCAAGCAGGATATCGTTTCCACCAGGGCTGAAGTCGCCATCGTCAAGGGCGATATCAGGTTGCTGAAGTGGATGAACGGAGTTGTCATGGCTTGTGTCGCCTTTCCCATTCTCAAATCCTTCCTGCTGTAG
- a CDS encoding tetratricopeptide repeat protein, with protein MDPRFRRAVEQAQAGRIAEAEASVRSLLSDHPSPDGYRLLGFICENQGKLDQAEQAYRESLKLNPGLEFSRIRLGIVFCKDKKYTQCVDWLQQLHPRIDAIPEALFYLCQALLETGQSSRALQVAAKMEQATRSDPEALLSVCRLLTERGLYRESVPLLTRSVERLPQSGEAHYLLALALSRTGRIDRVGPLLDKALLLQPNFVPALLLQAMGQLEAKKLSEAKQSLGKVLELQPKEPKAVFLLSKVMIDGGEYAEAIRSLKALIDRFPEDPDVHLLLLSAYRKDENYQKAFETSLDLLERFPDYPLVLYNGGLDLEIMGRFQEAETHLRKLLPMIQGDPELMAGARLGLARVLAHQKKTVESTALFEEAIRLNQGGVPALADLSDIYLKAGEFEKALKLLRQVVAREPKRKQAYIQLAKVLRRLGKIEEAREQIRIFQQLSRAEKATPKGTQAQQVVQPRAGTTQ; from the coding sequence ATGGACCCACGTTTCCGCAGGGCGGTGGAGCAGGCCCAGGCGGGAAGGATTGCCGAGGCGGAAGCATCGGTCCGGTCGCTGCTCTCCGATCATCCCTCCCCAGACGGCTATCGCCTCCTGGGTTTTATCTGCGAGAACCAGGGCAAGCTGGACCAGGCCGAGCAGGCCTACCGGGAATCGCTGAAGCTCAACCCCGGGCTCGAGTTCTCCAGGATCAGGCTGGGCATCGTTTTCTGCAAGGACAAGAAATACACTCAATGCGTAGATTGGCTGCAGCAACTCCACCCCCGGATCGATGCCATTCCGGAGGCGCTTTTCTACCTGTGCCAGGCCCTGCTCGAAACCGGTCAATCCTCCCGTGCCCTGCAGGTCGCCGCCAAAATGGAACAGGCGACCCGATCCGACCCGGAAGCCCTGTTGTCTGTTTGCCGACTTCTGACAGAGAGAGGTCTCTATCGGGAATCGGTGCCGCTGCTGACCCGGAGCGTGGAACGCCTTCCCCAATCCGGCGAGGCCCACTACCTGCTTGCCCTGGCCCTGTCCCGAACCGGTCGGATCGACCGCGTGGGGCCACTGCTGGACAAAGCCCTCCTGCTCCAGCCGAACTTTGTCCCGGCCCTGCTGCTTCAGGCCATGGGCCAGTTGGAAGCGAAGAAGCTCTCCGAAGCCAAGCAGTCCCTCGGCAAGGTCCTGGAGCTGCAACCGAAGGAGCCCAAGGCCGTCTTTCTTCTTAGCAAGGTGATGATTGACGGCGGCGAGTACGCGGAGGCCATACGGAGCCTCAAGGCATTGATCGACCGGTTCCCGGAAGATCCGGACGTGCATCTGCTCCTGCTCAGCGCCTATCGGAAGGACGAGAACTACCAGAAGGCGTTTGAAACCTCGCTTGACCTGCTGGAGCGGTTTCCCGACTACCCCCTGGTCCTGTACAACGGCGGCCTGGACCTGGAGATCATGGGCCGATTCCAGGAAGCCGAGACCCATCTCAGAAAACTCCTCCCCATGATCCAGGGCGACCCGGAACTGATGGCCGGGGCCAGGCTGGGGCTGGCAAGGGTCCTGGCCCATCAGAAGAAGACGGTGGAGTCGACTGCCCTGTTCGAGGAAGCGATCCGCCTCAACCAGGGTGGGGTTCCCGCATTGGCGGATTTAAGCGATATCTATTTGAAGGCCGGAGAATTCGAGAAGGCCCTGAAGCTGCTCAGGCAAGTGGTGGCGCGGGAGCCCAAGAGGAAGCAGGCCTACATCCAACTGGCCAAGGTGTTGAGGAGGCTGGGAAAGATCGAGGAGGCCAGAGAGCAGATCCGCATCTTTCAGCAACTGAGCAGGGCCGAGAAGGCGACTCCCAAGGGGACCCAGGCCCAGCAGGTGGTGCAGCCTAGGGCAGGAACGACTCAATAG